From a single Ascaphus truei isolate aAscTru1 chromosome 2, aAscTru1.hap1, whole genome shotgun sequence genomic region:
- the KIAA1143 gene encoding uncharacterized protein KIAA1143 homolog: protein MSKRNQVSYVKPAEPAFLAKFKKDVGFREGPTVDTKRQELPALADDSDASDKEDEQPQVVVLRKGDLSAEEVGSIKQQIKEISKDEEAAPADGKILFKKPEKRSSSDKFPGINASSSKKKKQEEKTDSSSSKPTHKQVRNSSLLSFDDDEED, encoded by the exons ATGAGTAAAAGGAATCAGGTGTCCTACGTGAAGCCGGCAGAGCCGGCCTTCCTGGCTAAGTTCAAGAAGGACGTTGGTTTCAGAGAGGGTCCAACAGTGGACACCAAG AGACAGGAACTTCCTGCGCTTGCTGATGACAGCGATGCAAGCGACAAGGAGGATGAGCAGCCACAGGTGGTAGTACTGAGGAAAGGTGACCTTTCGGCTGAGGAAGTCGGGAGCATCAAACAGCAAATCAAAGAAATCTCAAAAG ACGAGGAAGCAGCCCCGGCTGACGGAAAGATCTTATTCAAGAAGCCAGAAAAGCGCTCTTCCAGTGACAAGTTTCCGGGGATAAACGCAAGTTCCAGCAAGAAGAAAAAGCAGGAAGAAAAGACTGATTCATCGAGCAGCAAGCCCACTCATAAACAAGTGAGGAATAGCAGCCTACTCTCCTTTGACGACGACGAAGAAGATTAG